The Macrobrachium nipponense isolate FS-2020 chromosome 13, ASM1510439v2, whole genome shotgun sequence genome has a window encoding:
- the LOC135225709 gene encoding uncharacterized protein LOC135225709, whose product MIHRSGRALIAVTISLWAVALTASSDNHESTAGGNVLYKPISNDNATRAAMYWRHMIDRHPQAAAQASMYWRVLSAEDPEGAATAAMEMRKSTASDPEGMAQTAFLYQRLSSRNEDYAQLALDYWRKMAANDPEVTARSAMYWQTDPEAAMYW is encoded by the exons ATGATTCACAG GTCAGGCAGAGCCCTGATCGCAGTGACGATCAGCCTGTGGGCCGTGGCCCTGACGGCATCGTCGGACAACCACGAATCGACTGCCGGCGGGAACGTCCTGTACAAGCCCATCAGCAACGACAACGCCACCCGCGCCGCCATGTACTGGAGGCACATGATCGACCGCCACCCGCAGGCGGCTGCCCAGGCCTCGATGTACTGGAGGGTGTTATCGGCGGAGGATCCCGAAGGCGCGGCCACGGCCGCCATGGAGATGCGCAAGTCCACGGCGTCCGACCCGGAGGGCATGGCCCAGACGGCCTTCCTCTACCAGAGACTCTCCTCGCGCAACGAGGACTACGCGCAGCTGGCGCTTGACTACTGGCGGAAGATGGCGGCCAACGACCCCGAGGTCACGGCCAGGTCAGCCATGTACTGGCAGACAGATCCGGAGGCGGCCATGTATTGGTAG